In the genome of Candoia aspera isolate rCanAsp1 chromosome 1, rCanAsp1.hap2, whole genome shotgun sequence, one region contains:
- the MAP10 gene encoding microtubule-associated protein 10 — protein MEGGDSCGEHLFSLELLVESARVEPRLLPTPLPVSGPFRPAVALRLLDFPTLLVRAPEAAPGPVVPFGRGKSCLFRLRPDALKGLLRRSPLHALLLALPPDSGPARLLGSSSVCLAAAAEELLLGSGPVGGRGHFPLRDLMGEPVGELKLSYRLNSLGSSGLEHFEREAATDEAQAGDQQPQQLPCPPGKAAERRVSLELISEGEEDQDPAPGGGSQGSLSSPSTDPEPFTSSSSGEEIAGELEIDTNAFCPPPMYYSHQTEKCCPSPKPNARVIIMAAQDSPPKEGTSLPFVKEEPAISTEEAFLPSPYRVGSSEQLRQTLSQLPLLNALLVELSLLNSQPLPPGPSAVHPQLAWLYQNTEEGTKTPPSNGKNLCACWDDKKHSPHRRERGRSPSPKLKRNHPDRLKGICPICPGKAFTKQIYLERPLSPEKINTKENSPPRRKLTYGLTNTLRLRLQRSNPGMLKVHEKREHRRKKLGEISFEKKGKRSLAKEKIFQGSFDCHPKSSGQCDEKSIPDQNAQINENVETLIQSSADRNSPMTTKKISSRIPKKVGASGVKSRDNAKGKHLPEIVDSSYKEKSLEVHLPRVFLQDTEALENPINAKIEKCVHHDGCNISYIYKDRQINNFEKSHARKNSDSVVNSENAAYSEDFTSIDSCGISFEAPESSPEPLPINSDHSQSGIDSDSKNSKSLPAKCISPLLPIPSAISPVQTLKKTYDLKSIKKKTDIGLNKYDDSLARTLRDQLTVHEKETKVTQTSEDNQEYSDTNCNIAKSQSSVEKSHSVRTSQVSSYLPSSVSDLELSGLEESKAPDKEKEDGFGMMDITNRCKHISELVINKLPGYTM, from the coding sequence ATGGAGGGAGGCGATAGCTGCGGGGAGCATCTGTTCTCGCTGGAGCTGCTGGTGGAGTCGGCGCGCGTGGAGCCGCGGCTGCTGCCAACGCCTCTGCCTGTCAGTGGCCCCTTCCGGCCCGCCGTGGCTCTCCGGCTGTTGGACTTCCCGACCCTCCTGGTCCGCGCCCCAGAGGCCGCCCCGGGGCCGGTGGTGCCCTTCGGCCGAGGCAAGTCGTGCCTCTTCAGGCTGCGGCCGGACGCTCTGAAGGGCCTCTTGCGGCGCTCCCCGCTCCATGCGCTGCTGCTGGCGCTGCCGCCCGACTCGGGCCCCGCCCGCCTGCTCGGCTCGTCCAGCGTCTGCCTGGCGGCCGCCGCCGAGGAATTGTTGCTAGGCTCCGGGCCGGTGGGTGGAAGGGGTCACTTCCCGCTGCGGGACCTGATGGGAGAACCGGTGGGGGAGCTGAAACTGAGCTATCGCCTCAACAGCCTAGGCTCCTCGGGCCTGGAGCACTTCGAGCGAGAGGCGGCGACGGACGAAGCCCAAGCCGGGGACCAGCAGCCCCAGCAGCTCCCCTGCCCACCGGGCAAAGCGGCGGAGCGCAGGGTCAGTCTGGAGCTCATCTCAGAGGGAGAGGAGGACCAGGACCCTGCCCCAGGCGGTGGCAGCCAGGGGTCCTTAAGCAGCCCTAGTACAGATCCAGAGCCATTTACCAGTAGCTCCAGTGGGGAGGAAATTGCTGGAGAGTTGGAGATCGACACCAATGCCTTTTGTCCCCCACCAATGTATTACAGCCATCAAACTGAAAAATGCTGCCCCAGCCCTAAACCTAATGCAAGAGTGATAATAATGGCTGCTCAAGATTCACCTCCCAAAGAAGGAACTTCATTACCTTTTGTTAAGGAGGAGCCTGCAATTAGTACGGAGGAGGCTTTTTTGCCTTCACCCTACAGGGTGGGTAGTTCTGAGCAACTCAGGCAGACTTTAAGTCAGCTGCCTCTACTGAATGCTTTGCTGGTGGAACTCTCCTTGCTGAATAGCCAGCCCCTGCCACCAGGACCATCTGCTGTGCATCCTCAGTTGGCATGGCTCTACCAAAACACAGAAGAAGGTACAAAAACACCACCCTCTAATGGCAAGAATCTGTGTGCCTGCTGGGATGATAAGAAACACTCCCCACACcgcagagaaagaggaagatcACCTAGTCCtaaattgaaaagaaatcacCCAGATCGTTTAAAAGGCATCTGTCCTATCTGTCCTGGCAAAGcatttacaaaacaaatatacctTGAAAGACCTCTGAGCCCTGAAAAGATTAATACTAAAGAAAATTCTCCCCCTAGACGGAAGCTTACTTATGGTCTGACAAATACACTAAGGCTTCGTCTTCAGAGATCCAATCCGGGTATGTTGAAAGTTCACGAAAAGAGAGAACATCGTAGAAAAAAACTTGGTGAGATATCATTTGAAAAAAAGGGTAAAAGGTCTTTAGCcaaagaaaaaatattccagGGCTCCTTTGACTGTCATCCAAAGTCTTCTGGGCAATGTGATGAAAAAAGCATCCCTGATCAAAATGCTcaaattaatgaaaatgttgagaCTTTAATACAAAGCAGTGCTGACCGAAATAGCCCTATGACCACAAAGAAAATAAGCTCTCGTATTCCCAAAAAAGTTGGAGCCAGTGGTGTGAAGAGTAGAGACAATGCAAAAGGAAAGCACTTACCTGAAATTGTTGATTCTAGTTACAAAGAAAAGAGCTTGGAAGTTCATCTGCCAAGAGTCTTTTTACAAGATACTGAAGCCCTTGAAAACCCAATAAACGCAAAGATAGAAAAATGCGTGCACCATGATGGTTgtaatatatcatatatatataaagataggCAAATCAACAACTTTGAAAAGAGTCATGCACGTAAGAATTCAGATAGTGTAGTTAATTCTGAAAATGCAGCCTATTCAGAAGATTTTACCAGTATTGACAGTTGTGGCATAAGCTTTGAAGCTCCAGAGAGCAGCCCTGAACCTTTACCTATAAACTCAGATCACAGTCAGTCTGGCATTGACTCTGATTCTAAAAATTCCAAAAGTCTTCCTGCTAAATGTATTTCACCTCTTCTTCCAATACCTTCAGCTATATCTCCTGTTCAGACTCTTAAAAAGACATACGatttaaaatctattaaaaaaaagacagacatTGGATTGAACAAATATGATGATTCTCTTGCAAGAACTTTAAGGGACCAACTTACAGTTCATGAAAAGGAAACGAAAGTTACACAGACTTCTGAGGACAATCAAGAATACTCTGATACAAATTGTAACATAGCAAAAAGCCAGTCATCTGTGGAAAAGAGCCACTCTGTAAGGACGTCTCAAGTTAGCTCTTATTTGCCCTCCAGTGTGTCTGACCTTGAACTTAGTGGACTAGAAGAAAGCAAAGCACCTgacaaagaaaaagaggatggcTTTGGAATGATGGATATTACAAATCGGTGTAAACATATCAGTGAACTAGTAATAAACAAGCTTCCAGGATACACAATGTAA